A single region of the Lactobacillus isalae genome encodes:
- a CDS encoding dihydroorotate dehydrogenase, with translation MINTHVKLPGLDLKNPVMPASGTFGFGDVPAAKKFDLNDLGAMVIKTTTPHATTGNPQPQISVLNTGVLNSVGLTNPGVDAVIKDKLTPLRQNYPDLPIMASVGGEDEAGYVEVAKKLSDSGLVNALEINVSCPNVHQGGMSFGVHPEVVESLTKKIKAVTSVPIYVKLTPNVTDITQIAKAAEKGGADGLSLINTLLGMDIDIETRKPSLGHNIGGLSGEAVQPVALRMVYQVRQSTSLPIIGMGGINSAKDVIKFMLVGANAVAVGTAHFKDSIASKHIADDLPKELEKLGIEDINDLINKVEFN, from the coding sequence ATGATTAATACGCACGTAAAATTACCAGGATTAGATTTAAAAAATCCAGTTATGCCAGCAAGTGGAACTTTTGGTTTTGGGGATGTACCTGCAGCTAAGAAGTTTGATTTAAATGATTTAGGTGCGATGGTTATTAAGACAACTACACCTCATGCAACTACTGGTAACCCTCAACCACAAATATCAGTCTTGAATACCGGGGTTTTAAATTCAGTAGGTTTAACAAATCCTGGTGTTGATGCGGTGATTAAAGATAAATTGACTCCTCTGCGCCAGAATTATCCCGATTTACCAATCATGGCTAGTGTCGGAGGGGAAGATGAAGCAGGATATGTTGAAGTAGCCAAGAAATTATCTGATTCTGGTTTAGTTAATGCCTTAGAAATTAATGTTTCTTGTCCTAATGTACATCAAGGCGGCATGAGTTTTGGAGTTCATCCAGAAGTTGTTGAATCTTTGACTAAGAAAATTAAAGCAGTTACTAGTGTTCCAATTTATGTGAAGCTAACGCCTAATGTGACTGATATTACGCAAATCGCTAAAGCGGCTGAGAAAGGCGGAGCTGATGGGTTATCTTTGATTAACACTCTTTTGGGAATGGACATTGATATTGAAACTAGAAAGCCAAGTCTAGGTCATAATATTGGTGGACTCTCTGGCGAAGCTGTTCAACCAGTAGCACTTAGAATGGTTTACCAAGTTCGTCAAAGTACAAGTCTGCCAATTATTGGCATGGGCGGCATTAACTCAGCTAAAGATGTAATTAAATTTATGTTGGTCGGTGCAAATGCTGTTGCAGTAGGTACTGCTCACTTTAAAGACAGTATTGCGTCAAAGCATATTGCCGATGATTTGCCAAAGGAATTAGAAAAGTTAGGCATTGAAGATATTAATGACTTAATAAACAAAGTTGAATTTAATTAA
- the pyrR gene encoding bifunctional pyr operon transcriptional regulator/uracil phosphoribosyltransferase PyrR, producing MAKEIWDALAMKRALTRITYEIIEQNKGTDNLVLIGIKTRGVYLAKRIHDRIQKLEDVDVPVDELDITLYRDDRHDASLKQDPVINSNKISVDINDKKVILIDDVIYTGRTIRAAMDALMDDGRPSSIKVAVLVDRGHRELPIRADFVGKNIPTAADEQVAVKMVEKDGKDSVELKSLPK from the coding sequence ATGGCAAAGGAAATTTGGGATGCATTAGCAATGAAGCGTGCATTAACTCGAATTACTTATGAAATTATTGAACAAAATAAGGGAACCGATAATCTAGTTTTGATCGGAATTAAGACGCGTGGTGTTTACTTAGCTAAGAGAATTCATGATCGTATTCAAAAATTGGAAGATGTTGATGTTCCAGTTGATGAATTGGATATTACGCTTTACCGTGATGACCGTCATGATGCTTCCTTGAAGCAAGATCCAGTGATTAATTCAAACAAAATAAGCGTTGATATCAATGATAAAAAAGTGATCTTAATTGATGATGTAATCTATACTGGTCGTACAATTCGAGCAGCAATGGATGCATTAATGGATGATGGACGTCCAAGTTCAATTAAAGTAGCAGTTTTGGTAGATCGAGGACATCGAGAATTACCAATTAGAGCAGATTTTGTTGGTAAAAACATTCCAACAGCAGCTGACGAACAAGTTGCAGTTAAGATGGTAGAAAAAGATGGTAAGGATTCAGTTGAACTAAAATCTTTACCAAAGTAG
- a CDS encoding aspartate carbamoyltransferase catalytic subunit, whose product MEKLNLVSLPHFVSVENLSVEEVEALIKRAEYFKNGGARLHLTQPVYISNMFFEDSSRTHTSFEMAERKLGLTVIPFDPAHSSVNKGETLYDTSLIMDAVGVNVEVIRHPQNEYYQDLISPKKHQHLNIGVINAGDGSGQHPSQCLLDMMTIHEHFNHFKGLKVAIVGDITNSRVAKSNMELLTRLGAEVYFSGPEYWYSSKFDKYGKYEKLDKLIPEMDVMMLLRVQHERHSDDPNEKNFDAKAYHDKYGINHERYQALKPDAIIMHPGPINHDVELSGDLVESDKCMFTRQMQNGVFMRMAMIEAVLRGRKLGGLK is encoded by the coding sequence ATGGAAAAATTGAATCTTGTTAGTTTACCACATTTCGTTAGCGTAGAAAATTTAAGTGTTGAAGAAGTTGAAGCTCTAATTAAGCGTGCAGAGTACTTTAAAAATGGTGGAGCAAGACTTCATTTAACTCAACCAGTGTATATTTCAAACATGTTTTTTGAAGATTCAAGCAGAACGCATACAAGTTTTGAAATGGCTGAGAGAAAATTAGGTTTAACTGTAATACCTTTTGATCCAGCTCATTCTTCAGTTAATAAGGGAGAGACACTTTATGATACGTCTCTGATTATGGATGCAGTTGGCGTAAATGTTGAAGTGATTCGTCATCCACAAAATGAATACTATCAAGATTTAATTAGTCCTAAAAAGCATCAACATTTAAATATTGGCGTGATCAATGCTGGGGATGGAAGTGGACAACATCCTAGTCAATGCTTATTAGATATGATGACTATTCATGAACATTTTAATCATTTTAAAGGATTAAAGGTTGCAATTGTTGGTGATATTACTAACTCACGTGTTGCAAAGAGCAATATGGAATTATTGACTAGACTAGGTGCTGAAGTTTACTTCTCGGGTCCTGAGTACTGGTATTCAAGTAAGTTTGATAAATATGGAAAGTATGAAAAGCTAGATAAACTAATCCCGGAAATGGATGTCATGATGCTCTTGAGAGTGCAACATGAAAGACATAGCGATGATCCTAACGAAAAGAATTTTGATGCCAAAGCATATCATGATAAATATGGCATTAACCATGAACGCTACCAAGCACTAAAGCCAGACGCAATTATTATGCATCCGGGCCCAATTAATCACGATGTTGAGTTAAGCGGAGACTTAGTTGAAAGTGACAAGTGTATGTTTACTCGCCAGATGCAGAATGGTGTATTTATGAGAATGGCAATGATTGAAGCAGTTTTGCGTGGAAGAAAATTGGGAGGACTTAAGTAA
- a CDS encoding dihydroorotase has product MATVIKNGTVYQNGRLIKADVLIEDKKIKAIGEDLKAEKVIDAKGMLVSPGLVDVHVHYRDPGQTYKENIKTGSQAAAHGGFTTVGAMPNVTPVPNTPELMKKMVEENKSKGIVHIFQYGPITNDETTDIIPDYAALKQAGAFALSNDGHGVQNAQTMYLAMQKAKENNLIIASHAQDDSLFNKGIVNEGIAAEKLDLPPVTELAETTQIARDLLLAQKTGVHYHICHVSTKTSVELVRLAKARGINVTCEVAPHHILLTDSDIPKDNGYFKMNPPLRSKEDQAALLVGLLDGTIDLIATDHAPHAKSEKQGGMKDAAFGITGSETAFSTLYTKFVKEEKVLSLEQLLALFSDQPAKVFGIKNAGVLEPGRNADIAIFDIEHENEIKEADFKSKGVNTPFTGQKVYGETVMTLVDGEVVYQRGTK; this is encoded by the coding sequence ATGGCAACTGTAATAAAAAATGGAACAGTTTACCAAAATGGTCGCTTAATTAAGGCCGATGTCTTAATTGAAGATAAAAAAATTAAGGCTATTGGAGAAGACTTGAAGGCTGAAAAGGTAATTGATGCAAAAGGGATGCTCGTTAGTCCTGGATTAGTGGATGTTCATGTTCATTACCGTGATCCAGGCCAAACCTATAAAGAAAATATCAAAACTGGTAGTCAAGCAGCTGCCCATGGCGGTTTTACCACTGTTGGTGCAATGCCAAATGTTACTCCCGTTCCTAATACACCTGAATTAATGAAAAAAATGGTTGAGGAGAACAAGAGCAAAGGAATAGTTCATATTTTTCAATATGGCCCAATCACTAATGATGAAACTACCGACATTATCCCTGACTATGCAGCTTTAAAACAAGCTGGCGCCTTTGCCCTAAGTAATGACGGACATGGCGTTCAAAATGCGCAGACAATGTATTTAGCCATGCAAAAGGCTAAAGAAAATAACTTAATTATTGCTAGTCACGCACAAGATGATTCACTCTTTAATAAGGGAATAGTTAATGAAGGCATAGCTGCTGAAAAGCTAGATTTACCGCCAGTTACTGAACTTGCAGAAACTACGCAAATTGCTCGTGACCTGCTTTTAGCACAAAAGACTGGAGTTCACTATCATATTTGCCACGTTTCAACCAAGACGAGTGTTGAACTTGTGCGTTTGGCTAAAGCACGTGGAATTAACGTAACTTGTGAAGTTGCTCCTCACCACATTTTATTGACTGACAGCGATATTCCTAAAGACAATGGCTATTTCAAAATGAATCCACCTCTAAGAAGCAAAGAAGATCAAGCAGCTCTTTTAGTAGGTCTCTTAGACGGAACAATTGACTTGATTGCTACTGATCATGCACCACATGCAAAAAGTGAAAAGCAGGGCGGTATGAAAGATGCAGCTTTTGGAATCACTGGTAGCGAGACTGCGTTTAGTACGCTCTACACTAAATTTGTAAAAGAAGAAAAAGTATTAAGTCTTGAACAGCTTTTGGCACTTTTTAGTGATCAGCCTGCTAAGGTATTTGGAATTAAGAATGCAGGAGTTCTAGAGCCAGGAAGAAATGCGGATATTGCAATTTTTGATATTGAACATGAAAACGAAATCAAGGAAGCGGATTTTAAGTCAAAAGGTGTAAATACGCCATTTACTGGTCAAAAAGTATATGGCGAAACAGTGATGACGCTTGTTGATGGTGAAGTTGTATATCAAAGGGGAACAAAATGA
- a CDS encoding carbamoyl phosphate synthase small subunit, translating into MKRYLILEDGSIYAGDAFGADCESSGEVVFTTGMTGYQEAITDQSYADQILVFTNPLIGNYGITLADYESLEPQIKGVVCHQVARRPDNWRMQTTLPKFLKQLNIPGVQGIDTRELVKKLRIHGALKGKITDSKENAAKIAQELKEKNITQGVISRVSTKNSYPVPGSKRNIVVIDFGIKHSILRELAERDCNCIVLPYTATADEILNLNPDGVLLSNGPGDPEEMIEAAKMVQEVEKHVPLFGICMGHQVFALANGAKTYKMKFGHRGFNHPVREIATGNIGFTSQNHGYAVDPDSIDKENLMITHVEVNDGTVEGLRHKKYPAFSVQFHPDATPGPHDEDSLFDDFMSMIDQRKEEERHA; encoded by the coding sequence ATGAAACGCTACTTAATTTTAGAAGATGGTAGTATTTATGCAGGAGATGCTTTTGGCGCAGATTGTGAAAGCAGTGGTGAAGTTGTTTTTACAACTGGTATGACTGGCTACCAAGAAGCAATTACTGATCAAAGTTATGCTGATCAGATTTTAGTTTTTACTAATCCATTAATCGGAAATTACGGAATTACTCTAGCCGACTATGAATCGCTTGAACCACAAATTAAAGGCGTGGTCTGTCACCAGGTTGCTCGTCGTCCAGATAACTGGAGAATGCAGACGACTTTACCGAAATTTTTAAAACAATTAAATATTCCTGGGGTGCAAGGAATTGATACGCGTGAATTGGTTAAGAAACTTAGAATTCACGGTGCTTTGAAAGGAAAAATTACTGATTCAAAAGAAAATGCTGCTAAAATTGCACAAGAATTAAAAGAAAAAAATATTACTCAAGGTGTGATTAGCCGAGTTTCAACTAAGAACTCTTATCCAGTTCCAGGATCTAAACGTAATATTGTTGTTATTGATTTTGGAATTAAGCATAGTATTTTACGAGAATTAGCTGAAAGAGACTGTAACTGTATTGTTTTACCTTACACTGCAACTGCTGATGAAATTTTAAACCTTAATCCAGATGGTGTGCTTTTATCAAATGGCCCAGGAGACCCAGAAGAAATGATTGAAGCCGCAAAAATGGTTCAAGAAGTTGAAAAACATGTTCCTTTGTTTGGAATTTGTATGGGACACCAAGTTTTTGCGCTTGCTAATGGTGCTAAAACCTACAAGATGAAATTTGGACACCGTGGTTTTAACCATCCAGTAAGAGAGATTGCAACTGGTAATATTGGTTTTACTTCACAAAATCACGGTTATGCAGTTGATCCCGATTCAATTGATAAAGAGAATTTAATGATTACTCATGTTGAGGTAAATGATGGTACCGTTGAGGGGCTACGCCATAAAAAATACCCTGCATTTTCAGTCCAATTTCACCCTGATGCAACACCAGGACCTCATGATGAAGACTCACTATTTGATGATTTTATGTCAATGATTGACCAAAGAAAGGAAGAAGAGCGTCATGCCTAA
- the carB gene encoding carbamoyl-phosphate synthase large subunit — MPKRTDIHKIMVIGSGPIIIGQAAEFDYSGTQACLALREEGYEVVLVNSNPATIMTDTTIADKVYIEPLTVESISRIIRQEYPDAILPTLGGQVGLNMALALAKIGILDELNIELLGTKLSSIEQAEDREKFKELCKKLGEPVPPSKTVNTVEDALEFGDEIGYPIIVRPAFTMGGTGGGICHSDEELAEIVKNGLELSPVTECLIEKSIAGYKEIEFEVMRDHDDNAMIVCCMENFDPVGIHTGDSIVFSPSQTLSDKEYQMLRDCSLRLIRALKIEGGCNVQLALDPNSFEYDVIEVNPRVSRSSALASKATGYPIAKMAAKIAIGMTLDEIKNPVTGTTYAEFEPALDYVVCKIPRWPFDKFSKADRTLGTQMKATGEVMAIGRTAEEAMQKAVRSLEIDEKDLFSEKAHQASDEEIEQKLVKAQDDRLFYLAEAFRRGYSIEDVHELTKINFYFLDIVSHMVEMEKSIKENKDDPEILCLAKKYGFSDPTIAALWNEKTDQVRDLRKKHGIIPVYKMVDTCAAEFESKTPYFYSTYDGENESHKSGKKSVIVIGSGPIRIGQGVEFDYATVHCVKALQKMGYEAIVINSNPETVSTDFSISDKLYFEPLTLEDVLNVCDLEKPEGVIVQFGGQTSINLAAGLEKHGVKILGTTVKDLNRAEDRELFDQIIKKLQLNQPKGLTATTHEGVIKAAEELGYPVLVRPSYVLGGKAMEIVYSKSELEEYLHDHVDIAADHPILIDDYLDGRECDVDAICDGHDVLLPGIMEHIEHAGVHSGDSMAVYPPQTFTDDVKEKIMDVTRKLALTLNCIGIMNIQFIVRNGEVYVIEVNPRASRTVPFLSKITGIEMAQVATKVIMGESLAEQGYSDGLAPEPEMISVKAPVFSFSKLADVDSYLGPEMKSTGEVMGSDHTFAKALYKAFAGAKMQLPENGNVLLTIEDRDKDKILPIAKRFARIGYRIFATKGTADFLKNNGLHVDLVTKVHENENEDDNILNELRDGKIDLVINTMGHDIEKNSDGFIIRQMAIQQNVPLLTALDTADALLTSLENRSFATDALK, encoded by the coding sequence ATGCCTAAGAGAACAGATATTCATAAAATTATGGTGATTGGTTCTGGTCCAATTATTATTGGTCAAGCTGCTGAGTTTGATTATTCAGGAACGCAAGCTTGTTTAGCTCTTCGCGAAGAAGGTTATGAGGTAGTTTTAGTTAACTCAAATCCGGCAACAATCATGACTGATACAACCATTGCTGATAAGGTCTACATTGAACCATTAACAGTAGAATCAATTTCTAGAATTATTAGACAGGAATATCCAGATGCAATTCTACCAACTCTTGGAGGCCAAGTAGGGTTAAACATGGCCCTAGCTTTGGCTAAAATTGGAATTTTAGATGAATTAAATATTGAGCTATTAGGGACAAAATTATCTTCAATTGAACAGGCAGAAGATAGAGAGAAATTTAAAGAATTATGTAAAAAATTAGGTGAACCTGTTCCTCCGTCGAAAACTGTTAATACGGTTGAAGATGCTCTCGAATTTGGAGATGAAATAGGCTATCCAATCATTGTTAGACCAGCATTTACAATGGGTGGAACTGGTGGCGGAATATGTCATAGTGATGAAGAATTAGCTGAAATTGTAAAAAATGGATTAGAACTTTCGCCAGTTACTGAATGTTTAATTGAAAAATCAATCGCTGGCTATAAAGAAATTGAGTTTGAAGTAATGCGCGACCACGATGATAATGCGATGATTGTTTGTTGTATGGAAAACTTTGATCCCGTCGGAATTCATACAGGAGATTCAATTGTTTTTTCACCTAGCCAAACTTTAAGCGATAAAGAATATCAAATGCTTAGGGATTGCTCTTTGCGTTTGATTCGTGCTCTTAAAATTGAAGGTGGCTGTAATGTACAGCTTGCCCTAGATCCAAATAGTTTTGAATATGATGTGATTGAAGTTAACCCAAGAGTGTCAAGGTCGAGTGCTCTTGCTTCAAAAGCGACAGGTTATCCGATTGCTAAAATGGCAGCTAAAATTGCAATTGGGATGACTTTAGATGAAATTAAGAATCCGGTAACTGGAACTACTTATGCCGAATTTGAACCAGCATTAGACTATGTTGTTTGCAAAATTCCACGTTGGCCATTTGATAAGTTCTCTAAAGCTGACCGTACTTTGGGAACGCAAATGAAGGCAACTGGTGAAGTAATGGCGATTGGTCGAACTGCTGAAGAAGCAATGCAGAAGGCAGTAAGGTCACTAGAAATTGATGAAAAAGATTTATTTTCCGAAAAAGCTCACCAAGCAAGTGATGAAGAAATAGAACAAAAATTAGTTAAAGCGCAAGATGATCGTCTTTTCTATTTAGCTGAAGCGTTTAGAAGAGGATATAGCATTGAAGATGTACATGAATTAACCAAAATCAATTTCTACTTCTTAGATATTGTTAGTCATATGGTAGAGATGGAAAAGTCCATTAAAGAAAATAAAGATGATCCTGAAATTTTATGTTTAGCTAAGAAGTATGGCTTTAGCGATCCAACTATAGCTGCTTTATGGAATGAAAAAACTGATCAAGTTAGAGATTTACGTAAAAAGCATGGTATTATCCCGGTTTATAAAATGGTTGATACGTGTGCAGCCGAATTTGAATCAAAAACACCTTACTTCTATTCAACTTATGACGGCGAAAATGAATCACATAAGTCTGGAAAGAAATCAGTTATTGTTATTGGTTCTGGTCCAATTAGAATTGGACAGGGTGTTGAGTTTGATTATGCAACAGTTCACTGTGTTAAAGCACTGCAAAAAATGGGCTATGAAGCAATTGTTATTAACTCAAACCCAGAAACTGTTTCAACTGATTTTTCAATTTCGGATAAACTTTACTTTGAACCTTTAACATTAGAGGATGTCTTAAATGTTTGTGACTTAGAAAAGCCGGAAGGTGTCATTGTTCAATTTGGTGGTCAAACTTCTATTAATTTAGCGGCCGGTTTAGAAAAGCATGGCGTTAAAATTTTAGGAACGACGGTTAAAGATCTTAACCGTGCAGAAGATCGTGAATTATTTGACCAAATTATTAAAAAACTTCAGCTTAACCAGCCAAAGGGGTTAACTGCTACAACGCATGAGGGAGTAATTAAAGCTGCTGAAGAGTTGGGATACCCAGTCTTAGTTCGTCCAAGTTATGTGCTTGGGGGAAAAGCAATGGAAATTGTTTATAGTAAGAGCGAACTTGAAGAATATTTGCACGATCATGTAGATATTGCAGCCGATCATCCAATTCTAATTGATGATTACTTAGATGGTCGAGAATGCGACGTTGATGCAATTTGTGATGGACATGATGTCTTATTGCCTGGAATTATGGAGCATATTGAACATGCTGGTGTTCACTCAGGTGATTCAATGGCTGTTTATCCACCACAAACATTTACTGATGACGTCAAAGAGAAGATTATGGACGTTACTCGAAAACTTGCCCTTACACTTAATTGTATTGGAATTATGAACATTCAGTTTATTGTAAGAAATGGCGAAGTTTATGTAATCGAAGTAAATCCTCGTGCAAGTAGAACAGTACCATTTTTAAGTAAGATAACTGGAATTGAAATGGCGCAAGTTGCAACTAAAGTAATTATGGGAGAAAGCTTAGCAGAGCAAGGATATAGCGATGGTCTTGCACCAGAGCCAGAAATGATTAGTGTTAAGGCTCCTGTCTTTAGTTTTAGTAAGCTAGCAGATGTGGATTCATATCTTGGACCTGAAATGAAGTCAACTGGCGAAGTAATGGGAAGCGACCATACTTTTGCTAAAGCACTTTATAAGGCCTTTGCGGGAGCTAAGATGCAGCTACCTGAAAACGGAAATGTTTTATTGACAATTGAAGATAGAGATAAAGATAAGATTTTACCAATAGCTAAGCGGTTTGCTAGAATTGGTTATCGAATCTTTGCTACCAAGGGGACAGCTGACTTTTTAAAGAATAATGGCTTGCATGTTGATTTAGTAACCAAAGTTCATGAAAACGAAAATGAAGATGATAATATCTTGAATGAATTAAGAGATGGAAAGATTGATCTAGTGATTAATACCATGGGACATGATATTGAAAAGAACTCGGATGGCTTTATTATTAGACAAATGGCCATTCAACAAAATGTTCCATTGTTGACTGCTCTTGACACAGCAGATGCCCTTTTAACTTCTCTTGAAAATAGATCATTTGCGACAGACGCCTTGAAATAG
- the pyrR gene encoding bifunctional pyr operon transcriptional regulator/uracil phosphoribosyltransferase PyrR codes for MAKEIWDKLAMKRALVRITYEIIERNKGVEDLVLVGIKTRGVYLARRMRDRLKEVEKVEIPVGELDITPYRDDQKSDPSQVTISDLEPADLDITNKNIVLVDDVLYTGRTIRAAMDALIANGRPKSISVAVLVDRGHRELPIRADFVGKNIPTSLNEQVAVNVSEIDGIDSIELINLK; via the coding sequence ATGGCAAAAGAAATTTGGGATAAGCTTGCGATGAAGCGAGCTCTTGTCAGAATTACATATGAAATTATTGAAAGAAATAAGGGAGTAGAAGACCTAGTATTGGTAGGTATTAAGACGCGTGGAGTGTATTTAGCTCGTAGAATGCGTGACCGACTTAAAGAGGTCGAAAAGGTAGAGATTCCAGTAGGTGAATTAGATATTACTCCTTATCGGGATGATCAAAAAAGCGACCCTAGTCAAGTAACAATATCTGATTTAGAGCCTGCAGATCTGGATATTACTAATAAAAATATTGTCTTAGTAGATGATGTTCTCTATACTGGACGTACAATTAGAGCAGCAATGGATGCCTTGATTGCAAATGGTCGACCAAAGTCGATTTCTGTAGCTGTTTTAGTTGATCGAGGACATCGAGAATTACCGATTAGAGCTGATTTTGTGGGTAAAAATATTCCAACGTCACTTAATGAGCAAGTAGCGGTTAATGTCAGTGAAATTGACGGTATTGATAGCATTGAACTAATCAATTTGAAATAG
- a CDS encoding isochorismatase family cysteine hydrolase yields MTKALLIIDYTNDFIADNGSLTCGKPAQKLEDYLIELADQFYENGDYVIFPTDGHTGDTFSPEYKLFPPHNIVGTPGQELYGKLKEWYENHKSSDRIYKFNKNRYSSFQNTNLDNYLRERKIDDLWLTGVCTDICVLHTAVSAYNLNYGITIPTKGVTTFTEHGQEWALDHFKNSLGATLI; encoded by the coding sequence ATGACAAAAGCATTACTAATTATCGACTACACTAATGACTTTATTGCAGACAATGGATCATTAACTTGTGGTAAACCAGCCCAAAAGCTAGAAGATTATTTAATCGAGCTTGCAGATCAATTTTATGAAAATGGTGATTACGTAATTTTTCCAACTGATGGTCATACGGGAGATACATTCAGTCCAGAATACAAACTATTTCCGCCACATAATATTGTTGGCACCCCTGGTCAAGAATTATATGGCAAATTAAAAGAGTGGTACGAAAATCATAAGTCTAGCGATCGTATTTATAAGTTTAATAAAAATCGCTACTCTTCTTTCCAAAATACCAATCTTGATAATTACTTACGTGAGCGTAAAATTGATGATCTTTGGTTAACTGGAGTATGTACTGATATTTGTGTTCTTCACACAGCAGTTAGTGCCTATAATTTAAATTACGGCATCACTATTCCAACTAAGGGAGTTACAACATTTACCGAGCATGGACAAGAATGGGCATTAGACCACTTTAAGAATTCGCTGGGTGCAACTTTAATATAA